One Carya illinoinensis cultivar Pawnee chromosome 5, C.illinoinensisPawnee_v1, whole genome shotgun sequence genomic window, AAGCCATCGGCCAAAGCACCTTATCGCATGACACCTCCAAAGTTTGAAGAACCAAGGAGGCAACTTAAGGAGAAAATTgatgccggattcatccaaccctcAAAGGCACCATGTGGGGCACCAGTGTTGTTCAAACGTGGGAACCAAAGGAGTCATTGTggcagtttgaagatcacatccgaaggttccatgaagacaccgcgtcgaggacgtcacgaagcttggtgggggagaatgtcaccacctagaaATTCTAGAGAATTCCCTAgccttctagaagcctcctagtcctttgtattcttgtggaattgtgtggagtGTTCTAGAAGGGGTGTTATAGACaatttagagtagtgttctagaaagggcattgtagacaattctagagtagcaATCTAGAAacttctttacccttggattgatgacaagtgtcacaatcctaaccattctttgtaccaagagttccctataaatagaggggctctcatttgtatagatcaccaagcaataagagaaacaagttctctagagcatctctctctatcttctctctctagtttgttctctattgtcttgagtcctttagaaggcttacttaggagctttgtggaagagaaagcctcctaaggccgcacgggtcgagtgaagaaattctaagtccgtgacactaggctttgttttaattatggaAGAATTGTGCAtgaaaaggaggggtgcaaggGTAGTGATGAAACTGCTGGTCAATATGGAGTGTGGCTTAGGGCATGACCTATAAATAGAAAAGTAACTACTAAAGGGGaagaggaaaaaattaaaaagaaaaaagaaaaagagaatgatAATTCAAGGCAGGAGTATGAGGAAATGGAGAAGGAAGGGGAATCTCAGCAGGGAAGGGAGGAGGATGAGTTAGTAGAACAAGGGGTGATTGATGTAAATTCAATGTTGAAGGTACAGGAGGACCTATTTCAACCTATGATGAAAgtgaatgaagaggaagatagTAGACTAGATGCTTGTGTGAATGTACAAGATGAGAAGTCTAAAgtgattgaaaataaaatgatgcaaTTGACTGATGAGGATGTGGAGAGCAAGAGGTCATCAAGGTGGAAAAGAAGGGCTAGGGCTAGGCCTGAGTCAAGTAAGCAAACTAGCTCTTTTTCTCaactaaaaagaaattatgataCTATGGAAGATGATAGTGAACAGATTGATGGTGGCAAGAGAATTAAGAAGGGTGATGAGGTAGTGTGTGATGAAAATATACTAAGGGTGGTGGCTGCTGAGCAGCACCACCTGGAAGCATGAAAATCCTatgttggaactgccgagggcttgggaaccctcggacagttcaagacCTTAGTCTTATGGTTAAGGAAAAGCAGCCCATTCtggtttttgtttgtgaaacaaaAATCAGGTCATGTAAAATTGTTGGTTTGCAAAGGAGGTTAGGGATGGAAGGAAGTTTTGCTGTTGATTCTGAGGGAAGAAGGGGTGGTATTGTACAGTTTTGGAGAGATGAGAAAGGTGCTGAGATTGTAAACTACTCAAAGTGGCATGTTACTGTAATAGTAAAAGGAGAAAGGCAAGAAAAAGACTGGTGCTTCACTGGGTTCTATGGTCATCCTGAATCAGGGAAAAGAAGGTTATCATGGGACCTATTGAGACAGTTAAAACCTACAAATGATGGTGCCTGGTGTGTGGGGGGAGacttttatgaaatattatggcATAATGAGAAAGTAGGGGGAAAAAGGAGAGCTGAAACTCAGATAAACCTGTTCAGGGAAGCAATAGAGGACTGTGGTCTGGTTGATGTTGGATATAGGGGAAATGGATTTACCTGGTCTAATAAACATTCGCACCAATCCTTTACAAAAGAAAGATTGGACAGGTTTGTGGTGAATAATGAATGGAAGTCCATTTTCAAGGAAGTGGAGGTGATGGCTCAAACAGGGAGATGCTCAGATCACTTACCCATTGTAATCTCTACTATTGATGAAGGGAATGGTAGAAGGAGGGGGTTCTTTCAGTTCAGGTTTGAGGCTTGTTGGTTGCAACAAGAAGAATGTGAGCATGTGGTTAAAGAAGGGTGGAGGAAGAGTCTCTTAGCATCAGAACCTATACAACAAGTTCAAACCAGACTGTAGTGTTGTAGTCAGGCTTTATTATCATGCTTCAAAGGAAAGGataaaagaagaggaaaggaaATTGAGCAGGTATCAAAGAAAATAAGGGAGATACAAGGGGATCTTTGTCAGAATAACATGGAGGAGTTGAAAAGATTGCAAGAGAAGGTGGGCTTGTTACTTGACCAGGAGGATGTGAAATGGAAGCAGCGTGCAAAGAGGAATTGGTACACTATGAGAGACAGAAACACCAGGTTCTTCCATGAGTGTGCTAatcagagaagaagaaggaacaaGATTGTGTCAATATTGGATGGTCAATCTATtctaagagaaaaagaagaggaaattgaagCAGCTTTCAGAGACCATTTTTCTATGGTTTATACTAGTGCACAACCATCTACTCAAGATATTCATGAAGGTGTAAAAGCTTTGAAGCCTAGGGTGTCATCTGATATGAATAATTTTCTGGAAGGTACTTTTACAAGGAAGGAAGTTGAGGAAGCCATAAATATGATGGGGGCATTAAAAGCCCCGGGTCCTGATGGGTATGGGGcatgtttttttcaaaaattttggcaTGTGGTAGGAAAGGAAGTAAGCAATGCTGTGTTGGGATTTTTAAATGGGGGCAGATTGCAAGACTCGATAAATCAAACTTATATTGCTTTAATCCCAAAGGTTAATGAGCCAAGAAGTGTAAATGATTTCAGACCTATAAGTCTTTGCAATGTGTTTTATAAGATCATTGCAAAGACTCTTGCTAATAGACTGAAGAGGGTGATGGATGCCATTATCTCCAAATGTCAGAGTGCCTTTATTCCAGGGAGATTGATATCAGACAATGTTATAGCAGCCTATGAAATGTTACACTCAATGAAATGTAGACAAAATGGTAGAGTTGGAAACATGGCAGTTAAATTAGATATTTCAAAGGCTTATGATAAGGTGGAATGAGATTATTTGGAGGCTGTTATGAAAAGACTGGGGTTTGGAGATAGATGGGTGGGTCTAATCATGAAGTGTATCTCATCAGTGTCTTATGCTATTCTTGTCAATGGTAAACCAGGTGACTTTATTTTTCCCACTagaggtttgagacaaggagatccattgtcttcttatctttttcttctatgTGCAGAGGGCCTAAGTTCTATGCTTGAAAAAGCTCAAATCAGAGGTGATTTAAGAGGTGTTTCAGTGGCTCGAGGGGGTTTCAAGCTGACACACTTATTGTTTGCTGATGATTGCttgatttttgggaaggctacTTGGAAGGAATGGAAGACAATTAGTGGCATTCTTGATACCTATGAGAAGGCATCTGGACAAAGCTTGAACAAGCACAAAACAACTGTTTTGTTCAGTCCTACAACTGGTGCAAAAGTGAAAGGAGATATTATGAGGGATTGTGGGGCAAGAATTCAGAACAATTGTGAGAGATATCTTGGATTGCCAATAATGGTTGGTAGATCCAAATATCAAGCTTTTAATAGTGTGAAGGATCGAGTATGGAAAAAGCTAAGTAACTGGAAAAATCAATTTCTCTCCCCTTCAGGAAAAGAGGTTCTCTTAAAGGCAGTTATACAGGCTATCCCTACATATATATGAGTGTTTTCAAACTACCAAGGAAGTTATGTCATGAATTGGCAGCTCAAATggcaaaattttggtggggcttcaagca contains:
- the LOC122310274 gene encoding uncharacterized protein LOC122310274; this translates as MKILCWNCRGLGNPRTVQDLSLMVKEKQPILVFVCETKIRSCKIVGLQRRLGMEGSFAVDSEGRRGGIVQFWRDEKGAEIVNYSKWHVTVIVKGERQEKDWCFTGFYGHPESGKRRLSWDLLRQLKPTNDGAWCVGGDFYEILWHNEKVGGKRRAETQINLFREAIEDCGLVDVGYRGNGFTWSNKHSHQSFTKERLDRFVVNNEWKSIFKEVEVMAQTGRCSDHLPIVISTIDEGNGRRRGFFQFRFEACWLQQEECEHVVKEGWRKSLLASEPIQQVQTRL